The Hypomesus transpacificus isolate Combined female unplaced genomic scaffold, fHypTra1 scaffold_415, whole genome shotgun sequence genome has a window encoding:
- the slc5a9 gene encoding sodium/glucose cotransporter 4 has product MINKHPECLKVHSLWRFCVNMSASTTSPSGTSNPPAPSRITTLQPADIAVVVVYLLLVMAVGIWSSVRANRGTVGGYFLAGRSMTWWPIGASLMSSNVGSGLFIGLAGTGAVGGIAVGGFEWNAVWMLVALGWIFVPVYISSGVVTMPEYLRKRFGGQRIRIYISVLSLILYIFTKISTDIFSGALFIQMSLGWDLYLSIVVLLIVTAVYTIAGGLTAVIYTDAFQTVVMVVGAVILMFIAFDRVGWYKGLLEQYPLAVPAVTVPNTTCHLPRPDAFHLFRDARTGDLPWPGLMLGLSVLAIWVWCTDQVIVQRSLSAKSLSHAKGGSILGGYLKVLPMFFVVMPGMISRSLFPDEVGCVDPEECLRICGASVGCSNIAYPKLVVELMPVGLRGLMMAVMIAALMSSLTSIFNSSSTLFTMDIWQRARPHASENELMVVGRVFILFLVVLSILWIPIIQSANSGQLFDYIQAITSYLAPPITTVFLLAIFWPRANEQGAFWGLMAGLVVGAVRMVMEFAYSTPSCGQVDSRPALLRDVHYLYFALILLAFTALVIAAVSLCTPPIPKEHLHRLTWWSRHSREPRVDLPNPWSSSEPTTPDPNPSTEEPAAGGAESREEGQRSWWRRAGQWMCGMSGQEAPQLPLEERLALEDKLSSIQEVPLWRNICNANAIILLAVNVFLWGYFA; this is encoded by the exons TCTTCAGTGAGAGCTAATCGGGGGACGGTAGGAGGCTACTTCCTGGCTGGGAGGTCTATGACATGGTGGCCT ATCGGCGCGTCACTGATGTCCAGTAATGTGGGCAGCGGTCTCTTCATCGGCCTGGCGGGCACTGGGGCGGTGGGGGGCATCGCCGTGGGCGGGTTCGAATGGAAT GCAGTGTGGATGCTGGTGGCTCTGGGCTGGATCTTTGTTCCGGTGTACATCTCCTCAGGCGTGGTGACCATGCCAGAGTACCTCAGGAAGAGGTTTGGAGGCCAGCGCATCAGGATCTACATCAGCgtcctctctctcatactctacATCTTCACCAAGATATCT acagacatattctCTGGAGCCCTCTTCATCCAGATGTCTCTGGGCTGGGACCTCTACCTCTCCATCGTGGTGCTGCTCATAGTCACTGCTGTCTACACCATCGCTG GGGGTCTGACTGCGGTGATCTACACGGATGCTTTCCAGACCGTCGTCATGGTGGTGGGAGCAGTCATCCTCATGTTCATAG cgtttGACAGGGTGGGCTGGTACAAGGGCTTGCTAGAGCAGTACCCGCTGGCGGTACCAGCCGTGACGGTGCCCAACACCACCTGCCACCTGCCGCGGCCAGACGCCTTCCACCTGTTCAGGGACGCCCGGACAGGAGACCTGCCCTGGCCCGGCCTGATGCTGGGGCTCTCTGTGCTGGCCATCTGGGTCTGGTGCAcggaccag gtgATAGTGCAGCGCTCGCTGTCTGCTAAGAGTCTGTCCCACGCCAAGGGGGGGTCGATCCTGGGGGGCTACCTGAAGGTCCTGCCCATGTTCTTTGTGGTGATGCCAGGCATGATCAGCAGATCCCTGTTCCCTG atgaggtGGGCTGTGTGGACCCAGAGGAGTGTTTAAGGATCTGTGGGGCCAGTGTAGGCTGTTCCAACATCGCCTACCCCAAACTGGTGGTGGAACTGATGCCTGTGG ggctgcGGGGGCTGATGATGGCGGTGATGATAGCAGCTCTGATGTCATCTCTGACCTCCATCTTCAACAGCAGCAGTACTCTGTTCACCATGGACATCTGGCAGCGGGCCCGCCCCCACGCCTCCGAGAACGAGCTCATGGTGGTGGGCAG ggtgTTCATCCTGTTCCTGGTGGTGCTTAGTATACTGTGGATCCCCATCATCCAGTCAGCCAATAGCGGACAGCTGTTTGACTACATCCAGGCCATCACCAGCTACCTGGCTCCGCCCATCACCACTGTGTTCTTGCTAGCCATCTTCTGGCCACGCGCCAACgagcag ggggCGTTCTGGGGCTTGATGGCAGGCCTGGTGGTGGGTGCGGTCAGAATGGTGATGGAATTTGCATACAGCACGCCCTCCTGTGGTCAGGTGGACTCTCGCCCCGCCCTCCTCAGAGACGTACACTACCTGTACTTTGCTCTCATCCTATTGGCTTTCACAGCTCTGGTCATCGCCGCTGTCAGCCTCTGCACCCCGCCCATCCCAAAGGAGCAT CTCCATCGTCTGACATGGTGGAGCAGGCACAGCAGGGAGCCCAGGGTTGACCTCCCCaacccctggtcctcctccgagcccacgacccctgaccccaacccATCTACCGAGGAGCCAGCGGCGGGCGGGGCGGAGAGCCGTGAGGAGGGGCAGCGGTCGTGGTGGAGGCGGGCAGGCCAGTGGATGTGTGGCATGTCTGGGCAGGAGGCTCCACAGCTCCCCCTAGAGGAGAGACTGGCTCTGGAGGACAAGCTGAGCAGCATTCAGGAGGTCCCTCTCTGGAGGAACATCTGCAACGCAAACGCTATTATCCTTTTAGCGGTTAACGTCTTCCTCTGGGGCTACTTTGCCTGA
- the ctns gene encoding cystinosin → MPRRCPLPVVFLALTLCVAFAENVTLSAPGTVDLEETASTNVTITASYSLNLSAIILFNITDSSANDSYVLQLPDQVELPAKSSSVNFLVVAKHVGQVTAYLYSNNTDIARSVTRIRFLVVRSNFLSIINQVIGWVYFLAWSISFYPQVVENWRRKSVVGLNFDYVALNLTGFIAYSVFNVGLFWVPYMKEEFVKAHPNGVNPVDSNDVFFSLHAVLLTLVYVGQCAMYERGGQKVSKVAIGLLVIGWTFALVTLFVALANKISWLEYLYCFSYIKLGVTLVKYIPQAYMNYQRQSTEGWSIGNVLLDFTGGSFSLLQMFLESYNNNEWKMIFGDPTKFGLGLFSIFFDVIFIIQHYCLYRHNTQYQPFEGTED, encoded by the exons ATGCCACGGAGATGTCCTCTGCCGGTCGTTTTCCTTGCGTTAACACTGTGTGTTGCGTTCG CCGAGAACGTGACTCTTTCCGCCCCCGGTACCGTGGACCTAGAGGAGACGGCGTCAACTAACGTCACCATCACCGCCAG TTATTCTCTGAACTTGTCGGCCATCATCCTCTTTAACATCACCGATAGCTCTGCGAATGACAGCTACGTTCTGCAGCTTCCTGATCAG GTGGAGCTTCCTGCCAAATCTTCCAGTGTCAACTTTCTGGTTGTAGCGAAGCATGTGGGTCAGGTGACGGCCTATCTCTATAGCAACAACACTGACATCGCCAG GTCCGTGACAAGGATCCGTTTCCTGGTTGTGCGCAGCAACTTCCTGTCCATCATTAACCAGGTGATTGGCTGGGTCTACTTTCTGGCTTGGTCTATCTCATTCTACCCCCAGGTGGTGGAgaactggaggaggaagag tgtgGTGGGCTTAAACTTCGACTACGTGGCGCTGAACCTGACAGGGTTTATAGCGTACAGTGTCTTCAACGTGGGCCTCTTCTGGGTGCCTTACATGAAG GAGGAGTTTGTGAAGGCGCACCCTAACGGCGTGAATCCTGTAGACTCCAATGACGTGTTCTTCAGCCTTCACGCTGTGCTGCTCACCCTGGTCTATGTTGGCCAGTGTGCCATGTACGAG AGAGGCGGGCAGAAAGTGTCCAAAGTGGCGATAGGCTTGCTGGTGATTGGTTGGACGTTTGCCCTGGTCACCCTCTTCGTGGCGTTAGCCAATAAGATCAGCTGGCTGGAGTACTTGTACTGCTTCTCCTACATCAAGCTGGGGGTCACTCTGGTCAAGTACATCCCACAG gccTACATGAACTACCAGAGGCAGAGCACGGAGGGCTGGAGTATAGGTAACGTCCTGCTGGACTTCACAGGAGGGAGCTTCAGCCTGCTGCAGATGTTCCTGGAGTCTTAcaacaaca ATGAGTGGAAGATGATTTTTGGTGACCCCACTAAGTTTGGCCTGGGACTCTTCTCCATTTTCTTTGATGTGATATTCATCATCCAACACTACTGTCtgtacagacacaacacacagtacCAGCCATTTGAAGGTACTGAGG